The Helicobacter pylori genome includes a window with the following:
- the proC gene encoding pyrroline-5-carboxylate reductase → MEILQFIGYGNMAQAILEGSHEILSKRFILEITGRNPEKIAPFLQEKNIQAQIVPYKDAIDIHQKFVFLLFKPYNLKDFNYQGQAKSVLSALAGVGFKALSDAINSLHYLKCMPNIASKFALSSTAVCEKSPMPLISQKALSVIESFGNCVRVGHEELVDASVATNGSALAFLSLVASSLKDAGIREGLNARDSLELVKMSFKGFARLLEKERPEMIIEQICTPKGATIEGLSVLEKKGVRGAFIKACQKSVKKMHPKNYTLKK, encoded by the coding sequence ATGGAAATCTTACAATTCATCGGCTATGGGAATATGGCTCAAGCGATTTTAGAAGGCTCTCATGAAATTTTATCCAAGCGTTTTATTTTAGAAATTACCGGGCGAAACCCTGAAAAAATCGCCCCCTTTTTACAAGAAAAAAACATTCAAGCTCAAATCGTGCCTTACAAAGATGCTATTGATATACACCAAAAATTCGTGTTTTTACTTTTTAAGCCTTATAACCTTAAGGATTTTAATTATCAAGGGCAAGCCAAAAGCGTTTTGAGCGCACTAGCTGGCGTGGGTTTTAAAGCTTTAAGCGATGCGATAAATTCTTTACATTACCTCAAATGCATGCCCAATATTGCAAGCAAATTCGCCCTTTCTTCTACGGCGGTGTGTGAAAAATCACCCATGCCCTTAATAAGCCAAAAGGCTTTGAGTGTTATTGAGAGTTTTGGGAATTGCGTGCGAGTGGGTCATGAAGAGTTGGTGGATGCCAGCGTGGCGACAAACGGGAGCGCGCTTGCGTTTTTAAGCTTGGTAGCGAGCAGTTTGAAAGATGCGGGTATTAGAGAGGGCTTGAACGCTAGAGATTCTTTAGAATTGGTGAAAATGAGTTTTAAAGGCTTTGCCAGGCTTTTAGAAAAAGAACGCCCCGAGATGATTATAGAGCAAATTTGCACCCCTAAAGGTGCAACGATTGAAGGCTTGAGCGTTTTAGAAAAAAAGGGGGTTAGGGGAGCGTTTA
- the hopL gene encoding Hop family outer membrane protein HopL, with translation MIKKAKKFIPLFLIGSLLAEDNGWYMSVGYQIGGTQQFINNKQLLENQNIINSVTQSAINIAGPTTGLITLSSQSVIDALGYGVSNTVGNQLEGISNILNQIGKRKDFYSSRQISSISQQIIGLKGSSDPLKAHSSQITAKLLSNTQSVFDEGIALSSNIISSTNSLNPSNNAKEVKAQLQNTAQSMAELLQQIEHSITKTTSTTYAQSLLSNLTDAVNASSNNTAYVSALKNALTTLGVGYFPTTTTTHVVLNPPGQIVFYPTNSILGSTSSNSNNQQQYNNTLLMNTLQGELSANTQNNPNGCANQVQCLEQFIQNLAPLAATPTSNNQANQQVQAIAQKLQSVAINTLDNNAINNTTYNLNNLHNALNFQAYESTIEQYNNALKQISWISFTEPKNLLKNTSNNYQIGTVTNAQGQNISAYDCASTTGSLSGDTSNGISCSATSSTNSTNNTNSFDNSLVATSKIQTIGGKEQIGVNSFNLVSQVWSVYNSLKTSEANLQKNANILCANGTQSGTSSCNTSSSGGLSISGNAQLQNILSSTNGTTANAQAKSNAPKLKAMVVVNNEEEAKTTNLAQNSGATTQSPNSTVMGALNTVLQNVSNFQQSIQNAFQNQESNIQAWANAIYNTNGNQSQEMTPNNNQNLRIQLRANFYQLINTINQQVPTDMSALINQSQQQNTTNNNACGNNTTNWCYQQWSDSKAYYSGLQSALGYQTQATTQSGSSGGSSITYNVQQITLTSGGLLNQIITNLKSVNGGSNGGSSGNGTSQITTAYQMLTDASDGKLGTYSSSNSGSNNGYQTCNSGSNGTSGSNCYTPSKTQSTTTATTNENNSLQKVYNDAQKIANIIASSGNNKGVESGLKQFFEALKNNSSSLNNLCSSDSSGTNCTGGLINLLGAIPTNGVSDTNNLINLLTEFIKTAGFIQNNDNSVSTSLTSAFQAITSAISQGFQALQNDISPNAILTLLQEITSNTTTIQSFSQTLRQLLGDKTFFMVQQKLIDAMINARNQVQNAQNQANNYGSQPVLSQYAAAKSTQHGMSNGLGVGLGYKYFFGKARKLGLRHYFFFDYGFSEIGLANQSVKANIFAYGVGTDFLWNLFRRTYNTKALNFGLFAGVQLGGATWLSSLRQQIIDNWGNANDIHSTNFQVALNFGVRTNFAEFKRFAKKFHNQGAISQKSVEFGIKVPLINQAYLSSAGADVSYRRLYTFYINYIMGF, from the coding sequence ATGATAAAAAAAGCTAAAAAATTTATACCACTCTTTTTAATTGGCTCCCTCTTAGCGGAAGACAATGGCTGGTATATGTCTGTAGGCTATCAAATCGGTGGCACGCAACAATTTATCAATAACAAACAACTTTTAGAAAATCAAAATATCATCAACAGCGTAACCCAAAGCGCGATCAATATTGCAGGGCCTACTACCGGTCTTATCACTTTAAGCTCTCAAAGCGTCATTGACGCTTTAGGCTATGGCGTGAGTAACACCGTGGGCAACCAATTAGAGGGCATTTCTAATATCCTAAATCAAATTGGCAAAAGAAAAGACTTTTATTCTAGCCGTCAAATCTCTAGCATTTCCCAGCAAATCATAGGGCTTAAAGGAAGCTCTGATCCCTTAAAAGCCCATTCTTCACAGATCACAGCTAAACTCCTCTCTAACACCCAGAGTGTGTTTGATGAAGGCATCGCGCTAAGCTCTAACATTATTAGCTCTACCAACAGCCTTAATCCCAGCAACAACGCCAAAGAAGTCAAAGCCCAGCTCCAAAACACCGCGCAATCCATGGCAGAATTATTGCAACAAATTGAACACAGCATCACTAAAACCACTAGCACCACTTACGCGCAATCCTTACTCTCCAATCTAACCGATGCGGTGAATGCCTCTAGCAATAATACCGCTTATGTGAGCGCCTTAAAGAATGCTTTAACCACTCTTGGGGTGGGGTATTTCCCTACGACAACCACAACGCATGTGGTGTTAAACCCACCGGGACAAATCGTATTTTATCCCACTAATTCCATTTTAGGCTCTACTTCTTCAAACAGCAATAACCAACAACAATACAACAACACCCTTTTAATGAACACTTTACAAGGGGAATTGAGCGCTAATACTCAAAATAACCCCAATGGTTGCGCCAATCAAGTCCAATGCTTAGAGCAATTCATCCAAAATTTAGCCCCTTTAGCCGCAACCCCCACTTCAAATAACCAAGCCAACCAGCAAGTCCAAGCCATCGCTCAAAAGCTTCAAAGCGTTGCTATCAACACTTTAGACAACAATGCAATCAACAACACCACCTATAATTTAAACAACTTGCACAACGCTTTGAATTTCCAAGCCTATGAAAGCACGATAGAACAATACAATAACGCTTTAAAACAAATTTCTTGGATCAGTTTTACTGAGCCTAAAAACTTACTCAAAAACACTTCTAACAATTACCAAATCGGCACGGTTACCAACGCTCAAGGGCAAAATATCAGCGCCTATGATTGCGCAAGCACTACCGGGAGTCTTTCTGGCGATACTTCTAATGGGATTTCATGCTCAGCCACAAGCTCCACAAACTCCACGAATAACACAAATAGTTTTGACAATTCTTTAGTCGCTACCTCTAAAATCCAAACCATAGGGGGCAAAGAGCAGATCGGCGTGAACTCTTTTAACCTTGTTTCTCAAGTGTGGAGCGTTTATAACTCTTTAAAAACTTCAGAAGCCAATTTGCAAAAAAACGCCAATATCTTATGCGCTAATGGGACGCAATCTGGGACAAGCTCATGCAATACCAGCTCTTCAGGGGGTTTGAGTATCAGCGGGAACGCCCAATTGCAAAATATTTTAAGTTCTACTAATGGGACTACCGCTAACGCTCAAGCTAAAAGCAACGCTCCCAAACTAAAAGCAATGGTGGTGGTGAATAATGAAGAAGAAGCTAAAACGACCAATTTAGCTCAAAATAGTGGGGCAACCACCCAATCCCCTAACAGCACGGTGATGGGAGCTTTAAACACCGTGTTGCAAAATGTCAGCAATTTCCAACAAAGCATTCAAAACGCTTTTCAAAACCAAGAAAGTAATATCCAAGCTTGGGCGAATGCGATTTATAACACCAATGGGAATCAATCGCAAGAGATGACACCTAACAATAACCAAAATTTACGCATCCAATTGAGGGCGAATTTTTACCAACTCATCAATACGATTAACCAGCAAGTGCCTACAGACATGAGCGCTTTAATTAATCAAAGCCAACAGCAAAACACAACCAACAACAACGCATGCGGTAATAACACAACAAATTGGTGCTATCAGCAGTGGTCCGATTCTAAGGCTTATTACAGCGGGTTGCAAAGCGCTTTAGGGTATCAAACACAAGCGACAACTCAAAGCGGGAGCAGTGGTGGGAGCAGCATCACCTACAATGTCCAACAAATCACGCTCACTAGCGGTGGTTTACTCAATCAAATTATCACAAATCTTAAGAGCGTTAATGGAGGCAGTAATGGGGGAAGCAGTGGAAATGGAACTAGTCAAATCACTACAGCCTACCAAATGCTCACAGACGCCAGCGATGGGAAGTTGGGGACTTATAGTAGTAGCAATAGTGGCAGTAATAACGGCTATCAAACATGCAATAGCGGGAGCAATGGAACGAGTGGGAGCAATTGCTACACCCCTAGCAAAACACAAAGCACCACCACCGCCACCACTAACGAAAACAATAGCTTGCAAAAAGTCTATAATGACGCTCAAAAAATAGCCAACATTATCGCCAGCTCTGGGAATAATAAAGGTGTTGAAAGCGGCTTAAAACAATTCTTTGAAGCGCTAAAAAATAATAGTAGCAGTCTTAATAATTTGTGCAGTAGCGATAGTAGTGGCACTAATTGCACCGGTGGGCTTATCAACCTTTTAGGGGCAATCCCCACAAATGGGGTGAGCGATACGAATAATTTAATTAATTTGCTCACTGAATTCATTAAAACCGCCGGGTTTATCCAAAATAATGATAATAGTGTATCTACTAGTCTTACAAGCGCTTTTCAAGCCATTACAAGCGCTATTTCTCAAGGGTTTCAAGCCTTGCAAAACGATATTAGCCCTAATGCGATTTTAACCTTGCTCCAAGAAATCACTTCTAACACCACCACCATTCAGTCATTCTCGCAAACCTTACGGCAGCTTTTAGGGGATAAAACATTCTTTATGGTGCAACAAAAACTCATTGATGCGATGATTAACGCCAGAAATCAGGTTCAAAACGCGCAAAATCAAGCCAATAACTACGGCTCTCAACCCGTTTTAAGCCAGTATGCGGCCGCTAAAAGCACCCAACACGGCATGAGCAACGGCTTAGGGGTTGGTTTGGGCTATAAATACTTCTTTGGTAAAGCGAGAAAATTAGGCCTTAGGCATTATTTTTTCTTTGATTACGGCTTTAGTGAAATAGGCTTAGCCAATCAAAGCGTGAAAGCGAATATCTTTGCTTATGGGGTAGGCACGGATTTTTTATGGAACTTGTTTAGGAGGACTTACAACACTAAAGCGTTGAATTTTGGGCTATTTGCTGGGGTCCAACTGGGCGGTGCGACTTGGCTTAGCTCCTTAAGGCAACAAATCATTGACAATTGGGGAAACGCTAATGACATTCATTCAACGAATTTTCAAGTGGCGCTGAATTTTGGGGTGCGCACCAACTTTGCGGAGTTTAAGCGTTTTGCCAAGAAATTCCACAATCAAGGGGCTATAAGCCAAAAGAGCGTGGAATTTGGGATCAAAGTGCCTCTCATCAATCAAGCGTATTTGAGTAGCGCCGGGGCTGATGTGAGCTACAGGAGGCTTTATACTTTCTATATCAATTACATCATGGGGTTTTAA
- the hopI gene encoding Hop family outer membrane protein HopI produces the protein MQNFVFNKKWLVYSSLLPLFFLNPLAAEDDGFFMGVSYQTSLAIQRVDNSGLNASQDASTYIRQNAIALESAAVPLAYYLEAMGQQTRVLMQMLCPDPSKRCLLYAGGYQQNAQNGDTGNNPPRGNVNATFDMQSLVSNLDKLTQLIGETLIRNPENLSNAKLFEVKFGNQSTVIALPSGLANAMNALNDDITNALTTLWYNQTLTNKSFNSGNSVNFSPEVLQHLLQDGLATTSSNQTICSTQNQCTATNEAKSIAQNAQNIFQALMQAGILGGLANEKQFGFTYNKAPNGSNSQQGYQSFSGPGYYTKNDNTTQAPLKALPAGATVGSGNGQYTYHPSSAVYYLADSIIANGITASMIFSGMQNFANKAAKLTGTSSYSQIQDAINYGESLLNNTVAYGDFITNWVAPYLDLNNKGLNFLPSYGGQLNGANNQTPQNHLTPQQAQQEQKVIINQLEQATNAPTTAQIDKILSSPYSPTAKTLMAYGLYRSKAVIGGVINEMQTKVNQLYQMGFARNFLEHNSNSNNMNGFGVKMGYKQFFGKKRMFGLRYYGFYDFGYAQFGSNPSLVKATLSSYGAGTDFLYNVFTRKRGTEAIDIGFFAGIQLAGQTWKTNFLDQVDGNHLKPKDTSFQFLFDLGIRTNFSKIAHQKRSRFSQGIEFGLKIPVLYHTYYQSEGVTAKYRRAFSFYVGYNIGF, from the coding sequence TTGCAAAACTTTGTTTTTAATAAAAAATGGCTTGTCTATTCTAGCCTACTCCCCTTATTTTTTCTCAATCCCTTAGCGGCAGAAGATGATGGGTTTTTTATGGGGGTGAGTTATCAAACTTCTTTGGCCATTCAAAGGGTGGATAACTCAGGGCTTAACGCCAGTCAAGACGCATCCACCTACATCCGCCAAAACGCTATCGCTCTAGAATCTGCGGCGGTGCCTTTAGCCTATTATTTAGAAGCGATGGGCCAACAAACTAGAGTTTTAATGCAAATGCTCTGCCCTGATCCTTCTAAAAGATGTTTGCTCTATGCGGGGGGTTATCAACAAAACGCCCAAAATGGCGATACAGGCAACAACCCCCCAAGAGGCAATGTCAATGCCACCTTTGATATGCAATCTCTAGTCAGTAATTTAGACAAGCTCACCCAACTCATCGGCGAGACTTTAATCCGTAACCCTGAAAATCTTTCTAACGCTAAACTTTTTGAAGTCAAATTTGGCAATCAAAGCACTGTTATTGCCTTACCTAGTGGTCTAGCCAATGCCATGAACGCTTTAAACGATGATATTACCAACGCTTTAACCACGCTCTGGTATAACCAAACCTTAACGAATAAATCTTTTAATAGCGGTAATTCCGTGAATTTTAGCCCTGAAGTCTTGCAACACCTTTTACAAGACGGCTTAGCCACAACAAGCAGTAATCAAACCATTTGCAGCACTCAAAACCAATGCACCGCCACTAACGAAGCTAAATCCATAGCCCAAAACGCCCAAAACATCTTCCAGGCTTTAATGCAAGCAGGGATTTTAGGGGGCTTAGCCAATGAAAAGCAATTTGGCTTCACTTACAATAAAGCCCCTAATGGCAGCAATTCCCAACAAGGCTACCAAAGCTTTAGCGGCCCGGGTTATTACACCAAAAACGACAACACCACACAAGCGCCCTTAAAAGCATTACCCGCTGGAGCGACGGTTGGATCAGGCAATGGCCAATACACCTACCACCCTAGCTCGGCAGTCTATTATTTAGCCGATAGCATCATCGCTAATGGCATCACCGCTTCTATGATTTTTTCAGGCATGCAAAATTTCGCCAATAAAGCCGCTAAACTGACAGGCACTTCAAGCTATAGCCAGATACAAGATGCGATCAACTATGGGGAAAGCTTGCTTAATAACACCGTAGCGTATGGGGATTTCATCACCAATTGGGTCGCTCCCTATTTGGATTTAAATAACAAAGGTTTGAATTTCTTGCCTAGCTATGGGGGGCAATTGAATGGCGCTAATAATCAAACCCCACAAAATCATTTAACCCCACAACAAGCCCAACAAGAGCAAAAAGTCATCATAAACCAACTAGAGCAGGCCACAAACGCCCCCACCACCGCGCAAATAGACAAGATCTTATCTAGCCCCTATTCCCCCACAGCAAAAACTTTAATGGCTTATGGGCTTTATCGCTCTAAAGCAGTGATTGGCGGGGTGATTAATGAGATGCAAACTAAAGTGAATCAACTCTATCAAATGGGCTTTGCTAGGAATTTTTTGGAGCATAACTCTAATTCTAATAACATGAACGGCTTTGGCGTGAAAATGGGCTATAAGCAATTTTTCGGTAAAAAGCGCATGTTTGGGCTTAGGTATTATGGTTTTTATGATTTTGGTTACGCTCAATTTGGCTCAAACCCTTCTTTAGTGAAAGCCACGCTCTCTAGCTATGGTGCAGGCACAGATTTTCTTTATAATGTTTTTACCCGAAAAAGGGGGACTGAAGCGATAGATATAGGTTTTTTTGCCGGTATCCAACTTGCAGGGCAAACTTGGAAAACGAATTTTTTAGATCAAGTGGATGGCAACCATCTTAAGCCTAAGGACACTTCTTTCCAATTCCTTTTTGATTTAGGCATAAGGACTAATTTTTCCAAAATCGCTCATCAAAAAAGATCTCGTTTTTCTCAAGGGATAGAATTTGGCCTTAAAATACCGGTGCTTTATCACACCTATTACCAATCAGAAGGCGTTACGGCGAAGTATAGAAGAGCCTTTAGTTTTTATGTGGGCTACAACATAGGCTTTTGA
- the murG gene encoding undecaprenyldiphospho-muramoylpentapeptide beta-N-acetylglucosaminyltransferase, with the protein MKFALTGGGTGGHLSIAKALAIELEKQGIEAIYLGSTYGQDKEWFENSPLFSERYFFNTQGVVNKSFFKKIGSLFLQAKAAFKAKEILKKHQITHTISVGGFSAGPASFASLLNKIPLYIHEQNAIKGSLNRYLSPKAKAVFSSYAFKDKGNHVLTSYPVQNAFFDFARTRTEIKHILFLGGSQGAKAINEFALLNAPKLTKQGIKITHICGSDAHERIRFFYQELGLLDKIDLFAFHNNIIEVMRKADLCVSRAGASSVWELCANGLPTIFIPYPFASNNHQYYNVLEFEKENLCYVVPQNELLPKKLFEVIRKLNQKDDQGNKNLTTISNQLQQKIAKDGAKTIIETILST; encoded by the coding sequence ATGAAATTCGCTCTTACAGGGGGAGGCACAGGGGGGCATCTCTCTATCGCTAAAGCCTTAGCCATAGAATTAGAAAAGCAAGGCATAGAGGCTATTTATTTAGGCTCAACTTATGGGCAGGATAAGGAATGGTTTGAAAACAGCCCCCTGTTTAGCGAACGCTATTTTTTCAACACGCAAGGCGTGGTCAATAAAAGCTTTTTTAAAAAAATAGGCTCTTTATTCTTGCAAGCTAAAGCCGCTTTTAAGGCCAAAGAAATCTTAAAAAAACACCAGATCACGCACACCATTAGCGTGGGAGGGTTTAGCGCAGGGCCGGCGAGTTTTGCAAGCTTACTCAATAAAATACCCCTTTATATCCATGAGCAAAATGCGATCAAAGGCTCTCTTAACCGCTACCTTTCCCCTAAAGCTAAAGCGGTGTTTTCAAGCTACGCCTTTAAGGATAAGGGAAATCATGTTTTAACCTCCTATCCCGTGCAAAACGCTTTTTTTGATTTTGCTAGGACTCGCACTGAAATCAAGCATATTTTATTTTTAGGCGGTTCGCAAGGGGCAAAAGCGATCAATGAATTTGCCTTATTAAACGCTCCTAAACTCACCAAACAAGGGATTAAAATCACGCATATTTGCGGCTCGGACGCTCATGAAAGAATACGCTTTTTTTACCAGGAATTAGGGCTGTTGGATAAGATAGATTTGTTCGCTTTCCACAATAACATCATAGAAGTCATGCGCAAGGCGGATTTGTGTGTGAGTAGAGCTGGAGCGAGCAGCGTGTGGGAATTGTGTGCTAATGGCTTACCCACGATTTTTATCCCCTACCCTTTTGCGAGCAATAACCACCAGTATTACAATGTCTTAGAATTTGAAAAAGAAAACTTATGCTATGTCGTGCCTCAAAATGAATTATTGCCTAAAAAACTCTTTGAAGTCATTAGAAAGCTCAACCAAAAAGACGACCAAGGCAATAAAAACCTCACCACTATCAGCAACCAATTGCAGCAAAAAATCGCTAAAGACGGCGCAAAAACCATTATTGAAACGATTTTGAGCACCTAA
- the fliW gene encoding flagellar assembly protein FliW yields the protein MNYFLKAPILGFEHINEVRLEKIDSLFSRLVSQTNSPMALDMVLVNPYCLREYSFVIPKYIELLLELDSHSKVEVYCVVVLQKNLEDSMVNFLAPLVFNSKNGFGAQVALSMMDYPDFGFRDPLKSFVIQEKERA from the coding sequence GTGAATTACTTTTTAAAAGCCCCTATTTTAGGATTTGAGCATATCAATGAAGTGCGTTTGGAAAAAATTGATTCCTTATTCAGCCGATTGGTTAGTCAAACGAACTCGCCCATGGCGTTGGATATGGTTTTAGTGAATCCTTATTGTTTGAGGGAATACAGCTTTGTGATACCCAAATACATAGAATTACTGCTAGAATTGGATTCTCATTCCAAAGTTGAGGTGTATTGCGTGGTCGTGTTACAAAAAAATTTAGAAGATTCTATGGTTAATTTCTTAGCCCCTTTAGTGTTTAATTCCAAAAATGGCTTTGGCGCTCAAGTGGCGCTTTCTATGATGGATTATCCGGATTTTGGCTTTAGAGATCCTTTAAAAAGCTTTGTGATTCAAGAAAAAGAACGAGCTTAA